In one Rutidosis leptorrhynchoides isolate AG116_Rl617_1_P2 chromosome 8, CSIRO_AGI_Rlap_v1, whole genome shotgun sequence genomic region, the following are encoded:
- the LOC139863790 gene encoding uncharacterized protein, protein MANGGVVHVEGGGKIEITQTMKLSNCLYIPTLSHKLLFVSHVTKELNCFVLLHPTFCILQDIRTGAIIGRGTERVSSSNEVQKEQNSQTQDISLDNNSTSAETTERYVLPQRSNRGVPSKRYSPEKEVQRSRYPIAYIAHGNLSNEAHKFNYPLYFEEIPATVDQAMKSDKWRKAMVEEMEAFKKSDTWEKCVIPQGKNQ, encoded by the exons ATGGCCAATGGAGGTGTTGTACATGTAGAAGGGGGTGGGAAAATTGAAATTACTCAGACTATGAAATtatctaattgtttatatattccaaCCCTGTCTCATAAACTATTATTCGTTAGTCACGTTACAAAAGAACTAAATTGTTTTGTTCTATTACACCCTACTTTTTGTATCCTTCAAGACATTAGGACTGGGGCAATTATTGGACGTGGTACCGAACGGG TCTCCTCAAGTAATGAGGTTCAAAAGGAACAAAACAGTCAAACTCAAGATATATCACTTGACAACAATTCCACTTCTGCTGAAACCACAGAAAGATATGTTCTACCACAAAGATCCAACAGAGGAGTACCATCAAAGAGATACTCTCCAGAAAAAGAAGTTCAAAGATCCAGATATCCAATTGCTTATATTGCACACGGGAATCTATCAAATGAAGCACATAAATTCAATTATCCTTTATACTTTGAAGAAATTCCAGCTACAGTTGATCAAGCAATGAAATCTGACAAATGGAGAAAGGCCATGGTAGAAGAAATGGAAGCATTCAAGAAAAGTGACACATGGGAAAAATGTGTCATTCCTCAAGGAAAAAACCAGTAG
- the LOC139861590 gene encoding L-type lectin-domain containing receptor kinase IX.1-like produces the protein MCLKSCKTMAAASFCFVNFLLLFIPFANSVYFQVPRFEPNTNEVVYIGDASPFFGGVNLNSVVYCCRVGQVLYKEKVPLWDSNSGKLSDFVTRFSFIIDTQDFIPPKGFGYGHGIVFFLAPVDFETPLNSAAGFLGIFNTTTSDNPTQGPIVHVEFDSFSNHEWDPPGGHVGINRNSLSSVTYASWNTSLYDKQTGTCWVSYNATTKNLSVFWTYERNPVFKGESIISYVIDLKEALPSWVTIGISASTGQYMEKQALEYWEFNSSLYVKDSKSSNKMKLKVGFAVPLGVLLILCIVTYTTWLRIHKRSKDETLGMVNVTSINDDLERGTGPKRFSYKDLALATNNFSDDLKLGEGGFGCVFRGYLSYEKKIVAVKKISRGSKQGKKEYITEVKIISSLRHRNLVQLIGWCHDEKEFLLVYEFMPNGSLDSHLFGGMRPLAWGLRYKISLGLASALLYLHEEWEQCVIHRDVKSSNVMLDSGFNAKLGDFGLARLMDHELGPQTTGLAGTLGYMAPEYVRTGRASKESDVYSFGVVVIEICCGRKARDCINTDSEMGLVDWVWWLYEKGDILFAVDEKLNNDFNDEQAKCLMMVGLWCAHPNRSFRPSIRQAIQVINFEAPFPSLSKNNPDTSTTTPTNSSENPLLTCSSINIGR, from the coding sequence ATGTGCCTGAAGAGTTGCAAAACCATGGCTGCAGCCTCTTTCTGTTTTGTCAATTTTCTTTTACTTTTTATTCCATTTGCGAACTCCGTGTACTTCCAAGTACCTCGTTTCGAACCTAATACGAACGAAGTTGTCTATATAGGCGACGCATCCCCTTTTTTCGGAGGTGTGAATTTAAACAGCGTTGTGTATTGTTGTCGTGTTGGTCAAGTCCTTTACAAAGAAAAAGTCCCTTTATGGGATTCAAATTCAGGGAAACTATCAGATTTCGTTACTCGGTTCTCGTTTATAATCGACACCCAAGATTTTATTCCTCCAAAAGGGTTTGGTTATGGTCATGGTATTGTTTTCTTTTTAGCTCCTGTTGATTTCGAAACTCCTCTTAATTCAGCTGCTGGTTTTTTAGGCATTTTCAATACAACAACTAGTGATAATCCAACTCAAGGCCCGATTGTTCATGTTGAGTTCGACTCGTTTTCTAACCATGAGTGGGACCCACCAGGTGGACATGTAGGAATCAACAGAAACTCACTTTCTTCGGTTACTTATGCTTCTTGGAATACAAGTTTGTATGATAAGCAAACTGGTACCTGTTGGGTTTCCTATAATGCTACTACCAAGAATCTAAGTGTTTTTTGGACGTACGAAAGGAACCCTGTTTTTAAAGGTGAATCGATTATTTCGTATGTAATTGATCTCAAAGAGGCTCTTCCTTCATGGGTCACGATCGGCATCTCAGCTTCTACGGGTCAGTACATGGAGAAACAAGCACTTGAATACTGGGAGTTCAATTCGAGCTTATATGTAAAAGATAGCAAATCATCCAATAAGATGAAGTTAAAAGTGGGATTCGCAGTACCGTTAGGTGTTCTATTAATATTATGCATAGTAACTTACACAACTTGGTTGAGAATTCACAAAAGATCTAAGGATGAAACGTTAGGAATGGTCAACGTAACGTCAATAAATGATGATCTTGAACGAGGAACAGGGCCTAAAAGATTTTCGTACAAAGATCTTGCTTTGGCTACTAATAACTTTAGTGACGATCTAAAGTTAGGCGAAGGAGGATTTGGGTGCGTTTTCAGAGGTTACCTTAGTTATGAGAAAAAAATAGTTGCAGTTAAAAAGATTTCAAGGGGATCAAAACAAGGGAAAAAAGAATACATAACAGAAGTTAAGATTATAAGCAGTTTAAGGCACAGAAATTTGGTGCAATTGATAGGTTGGTGCCATGATGAAAAAGAATTTTTGTTAGTGTACGAGTTTATGCCAAACGGTAGTCTCGATTCCCATCTTTTTGGGGGCATGCGCCCCCTTGCTTGGGGTTTAAGGTACAAGATTTCGTTAGGTTTGGCTTCTGCGTTGCTATATCTTCATGAGGAATGGGAGCAATGTGTGATCCATCGAGATGTTAAATCGAGCAATGTGATGCTTGACTCAGGGTTTAACGCCAAACTTGGTGATTTTGGGTTAGCCCGGCTTATGGACCATGAGTTAGGTCCACAGACGACAGGTTTAGCCGGGACTTTAGGCTACATGGCACCTGAGTACGTACGAACAGGTAGGGCTAGTAAGGAATCAGATGTTTATAGTTTTGGGGTAGTTGTAATAGAAATATGTTGTGGAAGAAAAGCTAGAGATTGCATTAATACAGATTCTGAAATGGGTTTGGTGGATTGGGTTTGGTGGTTGTATGAAAAAGGAGATATTCTTTTTGCGGTCGATGAGAAGCTAAATAATGATTTTAACGATGAGCAAGCGAAGTGTTTGATGATGGTCGGGTTATGGTGTGCTCACCCTAATCGTAGTTTTAGGCCTTCGATAAGGCAAGCGATTCAAGTGATTAACTTTGAGGCCCCTTTTCCCAGTCTTTCGAAGAATAATCCCGATACATCAACCACTACTCCTACAAATAGTTCCGAAAATCCACTCTTAACTTGTTCAAGTATTAATATTGGTCGTTAA